CTTCCTCACTTGGCATTTTTGGCACCAAATCAATTTTGTTAAAGACCAATAACATGGGCTTGTCCCCTGCGCCAATTTCATTCAAAGTATTTTTTACCACCGCAATATGGTCTTCAAATCCAGGATGGGAGATATCCACTACATGTACCAGCAAATCAGCCTCTCTGATCTCATCTAGTGTAGATTTGAAGGATTCAATGAGGTGAGTGGGGAGTTTTCTGATGAATCCCACGGTATCTGAAAGCAAAAATGGAATATTGTCCAACACAACTTTTCTGACCGTCGCATCAACTGTTGCAAACAGTTTATTTTCAGCAAGGATATTGGTCTTGGTGATCAGGTTCATCAAAGTACTCTTGCCCACATTGGTATAACCTACCAAAGCTACCCTTACAATTCCCTTCCTGCCTTTACGTTGGGTTTCACCCTGCTTTTCTATTTCTTTGAGTTTGCTTTTGAGCAGGGCTATTTTATTCCGAATGTCCCTTTTGTCCGTTTCGATTTCTTTTTCCCCTGCACCACCTCTGGTACCAGTTCCGCCCCTTTGTCTTTCCAAGTGGGTCCACATTCTGGTCAAGCGGGGAAGTAAGTATTGAAACCTGGCCAATTCCACCTGGGTCTTAGCCTGCGCAGTCTGTGCCCTTTTGAGGAAAATATCCAAAATCAAAAGGGATCGGTCATAAACTTTCACCTTGAGTTCATTCTCCAGGTTCCGCATTTGGGAAGGGCTCAAGTCATCATCAAAAATAACCATATCCACCTCAAAATGCTGGACATATGCCTGAATTTCTTCCAGTTTACCAGAACCCACAAAGGTCTTCACATCAGGCTTTTCCAATCTTTGGGTAAACTTATATACAGTCTTGGCCCCCAGAGTTTCAGCCAAAAAAGCCAATTCCTCCAGGTATTCCTGAACCTGCTGTTCAGATTGCCCTTGATGGATCAATGCCACCAAAACGGCCGTTTCCTGCTTGGGAGCAGTATCATATAATTTTTGAAGTTTTCTGGAAAATTTACTCATATGTTATATCAAGGAACGGAGCACTCATTTAGTTCCATTTGTATTTGATGTAAATTTACCAACCTAGCGGGAATAACTGTTATATTTGACATTTATATCAAAGAATAGTGATGAAAATAAAAGAAACACCGCTGGAAGGGGTTTTGGAAATTTTTCCCAAAGTTTGGGAAGACCATAGAGGATATTTTTTTGAATCCTACAGGGAAGATATCCTAATAAATGCAGGAATCAAAGAAAGTTGGGTACAGGAAAATCAGTCTTTTTCCTTGGCTGGAACGCTTAGAGGCCTACACTTCCAAACAGGAGATGATGCACAGGCCAAACTGGTCCGGGTTATTTCCGGAAGAGTTTTGGATGTAGTTGTTGATTTAAGACCGAACTCTAAGACTTTTGGTGGCGTTTATACTGTTGAACTCAATGCAAAACAGCACAATATGCTATTTGTGCCCAAAGGCTTTGCGCATGGTTTTTCTGTCTTGGAAGATGCTATCTTTTGTTATAAATGTTCCAATTATTACAAGAAGGAAAGTGAAGGTGGCATCTTATGGAGTGACCAAGAACTAAATATTGACTGGAAAATTTCAGATCCGATTTTATCTGAAAGAGACCAAACCTGGCCGACTTTCAAAGAGTTTGTAACAAATATAACTCTCGGGCAATAGTTTATCGGGAAATGGGATTATTAGACATATTCAAATCACAAAAGAAAGAGGAGGTTGGAAATTTCAGTCTTAAGTGGCTGGAAGTGGATATGCATTCCCATCTGATTCCAGGCATAGATGATGGAGCAAAGACCTTGGAGGAATCCGTTGTCCTTATCAAAAGATTAAAAGATTACGGCCTACGGAAAATCATCACTACCCCCCATGTCATGACGGAATATTACAGGAATACACCTGAAATTATACGTTTGGGACTGGAAGATGTACGCCTTGCCCTTCAAAAAGAGGAACTCGATATTCAGGTAGATGCCGCAGCCGAATACTATTTGGATGAGATTTTTCTGGAAAAAGTAGAAGCTGGACAGGAGTTATTGACCATCAAAGACAACTATGTGTTGGTGGAAACAGGGTTTATGAATAAGCCTCAAATTTTATTGGAGATTTTTTTTGCAATGGAAATGAACGGTTACAAACCCGTTTTGGCCCATCCGGAGCGTTACCATTACCTCATCAAGGATCCGGATCTGTTGGAAGACCTGTTGAACCGAGATGTTTATTTTCAGATCAATCTCTTATCATTGACAGGGTTTTATTCCAAACCAACGAAGCATTTTGCTGAAATGCTTATTGATGAAAAAAAAGTAAAACTTTTTGGGACCGATTGTCATAACCAGCGTTATCTTGACATGTTGGAAACCCTTCCCCAATCCAAATATTTTGAGAAAATCCAGGAATTGGATCTGCTCAATCAAAAGCTATGAAAATATTAATAACAGGTGCTACAGGTTTATTTGGAAGCCATCTTGCCAAGAAATTTGCTTCACTCGGAGAAATTTATGCTTTGGCCAGACCCACAAGTGATAAAAGGCTCTTGGGAAAGCTTTCAGAAAAGATCCACTGGATTGAAGGTGATCTCTTGGATGAAATATCTTTAGAAGAAGCGCTAGCCGGAAAAGATTTGGTCATTCATTCGGCAGGCATGGTTTCTTTCCGATCCGAAGACAAAGACCTACTGATGCAGATCAATGCCAGAGGAACACAAAATCTCATCAATGGCATGTTGTCATCTGGGGTAAATAACATCATCCATATATCCTCGGTGGCTGCATTGGGAAGAAGCCCGGAATTGAACACAATAGATGAGACCCACAAATGGTCGGAATCTGATCTAAATACGCCCTATGCCATATCCAAACACCATGCTGAACTGGAAGTGTGGAGAGGAGTTCAAGAAGGGCTGAAGGCCATGGTAGTTTATCCCAGCGTATTATTGGGAAAAATTTCAGACCAGAGAAGTAGTACTCAGATTTACAATTATGTGCTGGAGGAGAACAGCTATTTTCCCAAAGGAACGGTAAATTACATAGATGTCAGAGATGCGACGGAAATTGTCTATCAGCTTTATCAAAAAGAACTTTGGAATGAAGGTTTTATTCTGAACAAGGAGGGCATAAGCTATCAAAAGTTTTTTGAAGTAATGGCGCAATCTTTTGGCAAAAAGGTACCCTCCAAAGAAGTGAAAGACTGGATGCTCAATTTTGCTTTGATTTTTACCTGGCTTGGTAAAAAGTTAGGCTTGAGCAAAAGCCCACTCAACAAACAGACAGCCATGCTCGCCCAATTGGAAGTAGTCATGGATAACAGCAAGGTGGACAGCATTTTAAAATTCAAATATACCCCACTTTCTGAAACACTGAATTGGGCAAAATCGAACGAAAATTGAAACAATCTCGTTTTGTTTGAGTGATGTAATCAATTGGAAATACCCAAATTTAAACACCCAAAATCACCATCCTTAAAAAAATTATTGAATTGGAATTTTAAGACGCCGATTTATTTGGTATCTTAAATAAACAAAACTGAAGCCGATGACCGGAGACTTTGAAAACGAATGGGAAGAAGACAAAGAGTTAGTAGAAAGATTTGAAAACTCCATGAAATCCAATCTGGATTTGTACTTCGAAGAGGAAGAATTTGAGAACATTATCCGGTACTACTTTGACCAACAGAAATTTGTCAAAGCCCTTAAAGCAGCAGAACATGCGCTCGGAAAATTTCCTTACAGCATAGAAATTAAACTTCTAAAAGCCAACTGCCTGATTTTCAATGATGAATTGGATGAAGGCTTGGATATTTTGGAAAATATAAACAACCTCTCCCCAAACAACGAAGACATTATTTTAGCATATGCCAATGCGCTGATGATGGCTGATAGCGCTAAAGAAGCCATTCAAATGTTGGAAGACTTTCTTCCTTTGGCGGAGGATAAGGCCGAGGTGCATTACATGCTGGGTAATTTGTTCAGGGCAGAAAATGACACCAACAAAGCGATCCACCATTACAAAGAATGCGTCAAAATCAGGATAAACCATGAAGATGCCCTTTTTCAGTTGGCCATGATCACTGAAGAAGACGGATCCTTTCATGAAATACTGCAATTCTATCAGGAGTTTATCGACCAAGATCCCTACAGTGCAGGGGCTTGGTATAATTTGGGTGTTGTATACAACAGATTGGGCAGGTACGAAGATGCGATCAAGGCCTATGATTATGCCCTGATCATTGATGATGCTTTTGCTTCTGCTTACTTCAATTTGGGTAATGCTTATATGAATACCCAGCAGTTTGATCTGGCCCTGGAAGCTTATCAAAACACCATAAACTGCGAAGGGGCCAATGCAGAGAACTGTTGCTATCTGGGTGCGGCCTATGAAAAATTGGACCAGATTGACATGGCTTTCAAATATTTTAAAAAGTCGGCCAAACTGGATCCTGAATATGACGATGCCTGGTTTGGGCTTGGGATGTGCATGCTCAAAAAAGAAAAATATTTTGAAGCCATCCACTACTTCAAAAAAGCCATCAAACTGACCGGGGAAAACCCAAACTACTGGGTAGGTCTTGCTGATGCAGAATACCATTTGGGCAATTTACAGGCTAGTGCCGAAGCCTATGAAGAAGCCATCAACCTTGAGCCCGGCATCATGGAAACCTATGTGAATCTTTCTATCATCTATTTTGATCAAAACCGTTTTGAGGAAACCATCGATGTGATGAAAGAAGGCATCGAAGAATTACCGGAGGAAGCGGAGCTTTATTATAGAATGGTCGTATATCTCCTAAAAACTGGCAAATACAAAGAAGCCTTTACTTATTTGGAAAATGCATTAACTTTGGACTTCGAAAAGCATGTAATTTTATTTGATCTGATGCCTGAAATCAAACAACAAAAGGCAATATTTAAAATTATAGCGCAATTCAGAGAAGATTCTTCGTCTTCTTGAGTTAAATGGTTAACCAATCCGAAATTCCAGCAGAATGAATTACGTTCTTAAGAATCTCCCGATACGTACTGAAAAGCCACGTGTTACAGGCTTTACTATGGTGATGGACAAGGGTCTGAGTATCAGGGAAGTTGAAAATTTTCTAAGTGCCAACAGCGATTACGTTGATATTGTAAAATTGGGATGGGCCACCTCCTATCTTACCAAAAATCTTGCAGAAAAAATCCAGGTGTATAGAGATGCAGGTATCCCTGTTTATTTTGGAGGCACACTTTTCGAGGCGTTTGTCATCAGAGATCAGTTCGATGATTACAGAAGGGTGTTGGAGAAATATGATCTGGGTTTTGCAGAAGTTTCCGATGGATCCATAAGCATGCCCCATGATAAAAAATGTGAGTATATCCGTATACTTTCTCAGGATGTGACAGTCTTGTCCGAAGTAGGTTCAAAAGATGCCGCCAAAATTATCCCTCCTTATAAGTGGATAGAGCAAATGCAGAAAGAACTTGACGCGGGTTCCTGGAAAGTGATTGGCGAAGCAAGAGAAGGGGGCACTGTGGGGCTGTTCCGTGATTCAGGTGAAGTCCGACAAGGCTTGGTAGAGGAAATCCTCACCAAAATACCCGAAGAAAAAATAATTTGGGAAGCACCGCAGAAAGAACAACAGGTCTGGTTTGTCAAGCTATTGGGAGCCAATGTCAACTTGGGCAACATTGCTCCTAATGAGCTCATCCCATTGGAAACCATAAGACTTGGCTTAAGAGGAGATACCTTTGACCATTTCTTAGGAGACCATCCTTTGTAATATTATGAAACTTAGGCTGTCAGGAAATCTCCTGGCAGTCTTTTTTATTTGACCGAATGTACCAGTTAAAAGATTATATTTTGCTTTTTTTAAAAGGTATGTCCATGGGGGCTGCCGATTTGGTTCCCGGTGTTTCCGGTGGTTCCATTGCATTGATTACCGGAATTTATGAAAAGCTTTTGGACAGTATCAAATCTATTGACGGCAAAGCTTTAAGCTTGTTGAAAAACTTGGAAATCAAAGCTTTTTGGAAACATATCAATGGCAGGTTTCTATTAACCCTCTTAGCGGGCATCCTTACCAGTATATTTACACTTTCTAAAATCATTTCTTACCTGATGGAAGAACATCCCATACCATTATGGTCTTTTTTCAGTGGACTCATTGTCATATCCGCTTTGATAATTTTGAGGGATATTAAGAGGTGGAACTGGGGGGTAATCCTTGCCATCATTCTGGGAACTGTATCCGCATACCTGATTACTGGATTACCGCCAATAGGTTCTCCGGATGCACTTTGGTTTGTATTTGTGGCAGGTGCCATTGCCATTTGTGCCATGATTCTTCCCGGAATTTCCGGTAGCTTTCTACTTTTGATCTTGGGCCAATATGAAAGGGTCCTTCAGGCAGTAAACCAAAAAGACCTTATCACGCTTGGGCTATTTGCTTTAGGATGCATCATAGGACTACTTTCTTTTAGCCGGCTGATCTCATGGTTATTGAAAAATTTTCATGCTGTTACTATTGGGCTGTTATCTGGTTTTATGCTTGGATCTATCAATAAACTTTGGCCTTGGAAACAGGTCATCTCCTACAGGCTAAATTCCAAAGGACTTCAACAGCCCTTTATTACAGAAAATGTCCTGCCACATCACTATCTGGAGGTAACAGGTCAGGAATCACTTATCTTATATGCTGCTTTAGCATTTTCTTTTGGTGTATTCCTGGTATTGGGTATAGAGCGGACAGCTTATTATATAAACAGAAAATGAGGAAATTCGGACTGATAGGATATCCACTTGGCCATTCTTTTTCGAAAAAGTATTTTACCGAAAAATTCGAAAAAGAGGGAATCCGCGACTGCAGTTTTGACCTCTACGAAATAGAGGATATCTCCCTTTTTCCAGATCTTCTTCAGCACAATCCCGAGCTCGAGGGCTTAAGTGTGACCATACCTTATAAGCAAAAAATTATCCCATATCTTCACGAATTAGATACAGCCTGTGAAAAAATAGGTGCCGTAAATTGTATACAGATCAGAAAGGGCAGGTTA
This Cecembia calidifontis DNA region includes the following protein-coding sequences:
- the rfbC gene encoding dTDP-4-dehydrorhamnose 3,5-epimerase, whose product is MKIKETPLEGVLEIFPKVWEDHRGYFFESYREDILINAGIKESWVQENQSFSLAGTLRGLHFQTGDDAQAKLVRVISGRVLDVVVDLRPNSKTFGGVYTVELNAKQHNMLFVPKGFAHGFSVLEDAIFCYKCSNYYKKESEGGILWSDQELNIDWKISDPILSERDQTWPTFKEFVTNITLGQ
- a CDS encoding phosphosulfolactate synthase, giving the protein MNYVLKNLPIRTEKPRVTGFTMVMDKGLSIREVENFLSANSDYVDIVKLGWATSYLTKNLAEKIQVYRDAGIPVYFGGTLFEAFVIRDQFDDYRRVLEKYDLGFAEVSDGSISMPHDKKCEYIRILSQDVTVLSEVGSKDAAKIIPPYKWIEQMQKELDAGSWKVIGEAREGGTVGLFRDSGEVRQGLVEEILTKIPEEKIIWEAPQKEQQVWFVKLLGANVNLGNIAPNELIPLETIRLGLRGDTFDHFLGDHPL
- a CDS encoding NAD-dependent epimerase/dehydratase family protein; this encodes MKILITGATGLFGSHLAKKFASLGEIYALARPTSDKRLLGKLSEKIHWIEGDLLDEISLEEALAGKDLVIHSAGMVSFRSEDKDLLMQINARGTQNLINGMLSSGVNNIIHISSVAALGRSPELNTIDETHKWSESDLNTPYAISKHHAELEVWRGVQEGLKAMVVYPSVLLGKISDQRSSTQIYNYVLEENSYFPKGTVNYIDVRDATEIVYQLYQKELWNEGFILNKEGISYQKFFEVMAQSFGKKVPSKEVKDWMLNFALIFTWLGKKLGLSKSPLNKQTAMLAQLEVVMDNSKVDSILKFKYTPLSETLNWAKSNEN
- a CDS encoding tetratricopeptide repeat protein, yielding MTGDFENEWEEDKELVERFENSMKSNLDLYFEEEEFENIIRYYFDQQKFVKALKAAEHALGKFPYSIEIKLLKANCLIFNDELDEGLDILENINNLSPNNEDIILAYANALMMADSAKEAIQMLEDFLPLAEDKAEVHYMLGNLFRAENDTNKAIHHYKECVKIRINHEDALFQLAMITEEDGSFHEILQFYQEFIDQDPYSAGAWYNLGVVYNRLGRYEDAIKAYDYALIIDDAFASAYFNLGNAYMNTQQFDLALEAYQNTINCEGANAENCCYLGAAYEKLDQIDMAFKYFKKSAKLDPEYDDAWFGLGMCMLKKEKYFEAIHYFKKAIKLTGENPNYWVGLADAEYHLGNLQASAEAYEEAINLEPGIMETYVNLSIIYFDQNRFEETIDVMKEGIEELPEEAELYYRMVVYLLKTGKYKEAFTYLENALTLDFEKHVILFDLMPEIKQQKAIFKIIAQFREDSSSS
- the hflX gene encoding GTPase HflX, whose protein sequence is MSKFSRKLQKLYDTAPKQETAVLVALIHQGQSEQQVQEYLEELAFLAETLGAKTVYKFTQRLEKPDVKTFVGSGKLEEIQAYVQHFEVDMVIFDDDLSPSQMRNLENELKVKVYDRSLLILDIFLKRAQTAQAKTQVELARFQYLLPRLTRMWTHLERQRGGTGTRGGAGEKEIETDKRDIRNKIALLKSKLKEIEKQGETQRKGRKGIVRVALVGYTNVGKSTLMNLITKTNILAENKLFATVDATVRKVVLDNIPFLLSDTVGFIRKLPTHLIESFKSTLDEIREADLLVHVVDISHPGFEDHIAVVKNTLNEIGAGDKPMLLVFNKIDLVPKMPSEEERQNMTELELEEQNFLDFEKLSKAYEKKTGIAPVFMAAHDGTNVEEFRAALVKEVKKQHLKIYPHYLESETINWSQFDVEE
- a CDS encoding tyrosine-protein phosphatase yields the protein MGLLDIFKSQKKEEVGNFSLKWLEVDMHSHLIPGIDDGAKTLEESVVLIKRLKDYGLRKIITTPHVMTEYYRNTPEIIRLGLEDVRLALQKEELDIQVDAAAEYYLDEIFLEKVEAGQELLTIKDNYVLVETGFMNKPQILLEIFFAMEMNGYKPVLAHPERYHYLIKDPDLLEDLLNRDVYFQINLLSLTGFYSKPTKHFAEMLIDEKKVKLFGTDCHNQRYLDMLETLPQSKYFEKIQELDLLNQKL
- a CDS encoding DUF368 domain-containing protein, encoding MYQLKDYILLFLKGMSMGAADLVPGVSGGSIALITGIYEKLLDSIKSIDGKALSLLKNLEIKAFWKHINGRFLLTLLAGILTSIFTLSKIISYLMEEHPIPLWSFFSGLIVISALIILRDIKRWNWGVILAIILGTVSAYLITGLPPIGSPDALWFVFVAGAIAICAMILPGISGSFLLLILGQYERVLQAVNQKDLITLGLFALGCIIGLLSFSRLISWLLKNFHAVTIGLLSGFMLGSINKLWPWKQVISYRLNSKGLQQPFITENVLPHHYLEVTGQESLILYAALAFSFGVFLVLGIERTAYYINRK